Proteins encoded together in one Hevea brasiliensis isolate MT/VB/25A 57/8 chromosome 16, ASM3005281v1, whole genome shotgun sequence window:
- the LOC131174717 gene encoding secreted RxLR effector protein 161-like, producing MKDLGEAIYVLGIQIHRNRSRDRLGEKLSKAQCPQDDKERTKTKKIPYSSAVGSLMYAQVCTRPDIAFAISVLGRYLSNPGWGHWKIAKKVMRYLQGTKNYMLTYKRSSNLEVIGYSDSDFAGCVDDRKSTSGYIFMMSGGAVSWKSAKQTLIATSTMEAEYVACYEATCQAVWLKKLISGILVVESISRPLTIYCDNAPTICFSQNYRNFSRTKHFDFKFLFVRENIHESHTRIEHITTDRMITDPLTKALPITIF from the exons ATGAAAGATCTTGGTGAGGCCATATATGTTCTGGGTATTCAGATTCACCGTAACAGGTCTCGAGACAGATTGG GTGAGAAACTCTCTAAAGCTCAGTGTCCTCAGGATGACAAGGAAAGGACTAAAACTAAAAAGATTCCATATAGTTCTGCAGTTGGGAGCTTGATGTATGCTCAAGTATGCACTCGTCCTGATATAGCATTTGCTATTAGTGTTCTTGGTAGATACTTGAGTAATCCTGGATGGGGTCACTGGAAAATTGCAAAGAAAGTTATGAGATATTTGCAGGGTACTAAGAATTATATGTTGACTTACAAAAGATCTAGCAATCTGGAAGTCATTGGGTACTCTGATTCTGACTTTGCAGGCTGTGTAGATGATAGAAAATCTACTTCTGGTTACATATTCATGATGTCTGGAGGAGCTGTTTCTTGGAAAAGTGCCAAACAGACACTTATCGCTACCTCCACTATGGAAGCAGAGTATGTTGCTTGTTATGAGGCCACTTGTCAAGCAGTTTGGTTAAAGAAATTGATTTCTGGTATACTTGTTGTTGAGAGCATCTCAAGGCCCTTGACCATTTATTGCGACAATGCTCCTACTATTTGCTTCTCTCAAAATTACAGGAATTTTAGTCGAACTAAGCATTTTGATTTCAAATTCCTGTTTGTTCGAGAGAATATTCATGAATCACATACTCGAATTGAACATATTACTACGGACCGAATGATTACGGATCCGTTAACCAAAGCTTTGCCCATTACTATTTTTTAG
- the LOC110637066 gene encoding uncharacterized protein LOC110637066, with product MGGAQALKRIPRIKFPQRHLKSSGSASHSQEASTTGNADLTFFSSSKTSTTVGGKASLQPKRTPLSNDEIEAILLGGCI from the exons atgGGAGGAGCTCAGGCGTTGAAGAGAATCCCTCGCATCAAGTTTCCTCAGAGACACCTCAAATCCTCTG GTTCTGCATCACATTCTCAAGAGGCATCTACAACTGGAAATGCTGATCTAACTTTCTTCTCAAGTTCAAAAACTTCAACAACAGTTGGAGGGAAAGCTTCTCTTCAGCCTAAACGGACACCTCTCTCCAATGACGAGATTGAGGCAATCTTG TTGGGAGGCTGCATCTGA
- the LOC110637075 gene encoding nucleoside diphosphate kinase 3 isoform X1, translating to MSSRIFRSSSKAARSLLSASKTSRFYSEGRTVAAAAAVAFIGKAPSLASGFGRTGSANASRQWISGALAIPAAVCMLQEQEVHAAEMERTFIAIKPDGVQRGLIAEIISRFERKGFKLVAIKIVVPSKEFAQKHYHDLKERPFFDGLCDFLSSGPVIAMVWEGEGVIKYGRKLIGATDPQKSEPGTIRGDLAVVVGRNIIHGSDGPETAKDEINLWFKPDELVSYSSNAEKWLYGVD from the exons ATGAGTTCTCGGATTTTCAGATCTTCCTCTAAAGCCGCCAGGTCTCTTCTCTCTGCTTCTAAGACCTCCCGCTTCTACTCTG AAGGACGAACTGTAGCAGCAGCGGCGGCCGTTGCATTCATTGGAAAAGCGCCCTCTCTAGCTTCGGGTTTTGGAAGGACTGGTTCTGCTAATGCTTCTAGACAATGGATTTCCGGAGCCCTGGCAATTCCAGCGGCAG TTTGCATGCTTCAAGAACAGGAGGTGCATGCTGCAGAG ATGGAGCGCACTTTCATTGCAATTAAGCCTGATGGAGTACAGAGAGGGCTG ATAGCAGAAATCATATCTCGTTTTGAACGTAAGGGTTTCAAGCTTGTGGCAATTAAGATAGTGGTTCCTTCGAAGGAATTTGCTCAGAAGCATTATCATGATCTGAAGGAAAGACCCTTCTTTGATGGTCTCTGTGACTTCCTTAGCTCGGGCCCTGTTATTGCTATG GTCTGGGAAGGAGAAGGGGTGATTAAATATGGTAGGAAGCTCATTGGAGCCACAGATCCCCAGAAATCAGAACCTGGAACTATCAGAGGTGATCTAGCCGTTGTTGTTGGAAG AAATATCATCCATGGAAGTGATGGCCCGGAAACTGCCAAGGATGAGATTAACTTGTGGTTCAAACCGGATGAATTGGTTAGTTATTCAAGCAATGCTGAGAAATGGCTCTACGGAGTTGACTGA
- the LOC110637065 gene encoding NAD(P)H-quinone oxidoreductase subunit S, chloroplastic, with protein sequence MTMASSITLQGSLFRSQFFGQNSLSNGPRRPYPLIPKESRFKLKPCAKFDLLEMLGGRGLCNGEKGIQQELKRDVESSPAPAKGENSGTLEAPTTGSVPEDAFEKELMGLTGGFPGGEKGLKKFIEENPPPKKQSAADSGDIQGLTATKKPEPPELPLLMPGMIAIVNNPNNPYYKYCGIVQRITDGKAAVLFEGGNWDRLITFRLEELQRREKGPPGINPRSVIIEEIIEKSQ encoded by the coding sequence ATGACCATGGCTTCTTCGATCACTCTTCAAGGTTCTCTGTTTAGATCCCAATTCTTTGGCCAAAATAGCCTCTCCAATGGCCCTCGCAGGCCATACCCTTTGATTCCCAAGGAGTCGAGATTTAAGCTAAAGCCATGTGCCAAATTCGACCTGTTGGAGATGCTGGGAGGCAGAGGACTCTGCAATGGGGAAAAAGGTATCCAACAAGAGCTAAAGAGAGACGTTGAATCATCACCAGCCCCTGCTAAAGGGGAAAATTCAGGCACCTTGGAAGCACCAACGACTGGTAGTGTCCCAGAAGATGCTTTTGAAAAGGAGCTAATGGGGTTAACAGGGGGATTTCCTGGTGGAGAAAAAGGATTGAAAAAGTTCATAGAAGAAAACCCACCTCCTAAAAAACAGTCTGCTGCGGATTCAGGAGATATACAGGGGCTTACTGCTACAAAGAAGCCAGAACCACCTGAATTACCGCTACTGATGCCTGGAATGATTGCCATTGTGAATAACCCAAACAACCCATACTACAAGTACTGTGGTATTGTTCAGCGAATCACTGATGGGAAGGCAGCAGTTCTTTTTGAAGGAGGAAACTGGGATCGGCTAATAACTTTCCGGCTTGAAGAGCTTCAACGCAGGGAAAAGGGCCCTCCCGGGATAAATCCCAGGTCTGTCATAATCGAAGAGATAATTGAGAAATCTCAATAA
- the LOC110637075 gene encoding nucleoside diphosphate kinase 3 isoform X2 — protein sequence MSSRIFRSSSKAARSLLSASKTSRFYSGRTVAAAAAVAFIGKAPSLASGFGRTGSANASRQWISGALAIPAAVCMLQEQEVHAAEMERTFIAIKPDGVQRGLIAEIISRFERKGFKLVAIKIVVPSKEFAQKHYHDLKERPFFDGLCDFLSSGPVIAMVWEGEGVIKYGRKLIGATDPQKSEPGTIRGDLAVVVGRNIIHGSDGPETAKDEINLWFKPDELVSYSSNAEKWLYGVD from the exons ATGAGTTCTCGGATTTTCAGATCTTCCTCTAAAGCCGCCAGGTCTCTTCTCTCTGCTTCTAAGACCTCCCGCTTCTACTCTG GACGAACTGTAGCAGCAGCGGCGGCCGTTGCATTCATTGGAAAAGCGCCCTCTCTAGCTTCGGGTTTTGGAAGGACTGGTTCTGCTAATGCTTCTAGACAATGGATTTCCGGAGCCCTGGCAATTCCAGCGGCAG TTTGCATGCTTCAAGAACAGGAGGTGCATGCTGCAGAG ATGGAGCGCACTTTCATTGCAATTAAGCCTGATGGAGTACAGAGAGGGCTG ATAGCAGAAATCATATCTCGTTTTGAACGTAAGGGTTTCAAGCTTGTGGCAATTAAGATAGTGGTTCCTTCGAAGGAATTTGCTCAGAAGCATTATCATGATCTGAAGGAAAGACCCTTCTTTGATGGTCTCTGTGACTTCCTTAGCTCGGGCCCTGTTATTGCTATG GTCTGGGAAGGAGAAGGGGTGATTAAATATGGTAGGAAGCTCATTGGAGCCACAGATCCCCAGAAATCAGAACCTGGAACTATCAGAGGTGATCTAGCCGTTGTTGTTGGAAG AAATATCATCCATGGAAGTGATGGCCCGGAAACTGCCAAGGATGAGATTAACTTGTGGTTCAAACCGGATGAATTGGTTAGTTATTCAAGCAATGCTGAGAAATGGCTCTACGGAGTTGACTGA